Within Amedibacterium intestinale, the genomic segment AAGTGTTAAATACATTTTCTTATCCTGGGAAAATAGAATCTTTACAAGAAGAAATGAAACATTGTACGTATCAGATGGAATGTGGAAATGCAATGCAGATCATGATGTATATGCTGCTGGATGCGGATACTTCTTTTTATATGGAAAGTACATCGATGAAGCTGGCACAGCGTTTTTCTAGATTAACTTACAGTGTGCAAAAGGAAATAAAAGATGCATCCTTTGTATTTGTTACACTGGATAGTTTTGATAAGCTGGCAGGTGTTATTTCGAACAGTGCAATGGGTACATTGGAAAATCCACAGCATGGGGCAACGATCATTGTAGAATGTGAGAAATTGCGAAAAGATGGGAATTTGTGTTTGAAAGGTCCTGGAATTCAGGGACAAACGTATCTTGGGGTTGAGGGAAATGATGCATGGATATCTTCTCGACAGGAAAAAAATGCAGAGTTTCCATTAGGTGTGGATTTGCTTTTTGTGGATAAGGAAGGAAATTGTGTATCACTTCCAAGAACGACACAGATTGAAAGGAGATAATCTATGGCATATGTAGCGGTAAAAGGTGGAAAAGAAGCGATTGAAGAAAGTATTGAGCGATTAAAATTAGAACGCTTAAAAGGTGGTCATGTTTTAGATGTAGAAGATATCCAAAGTGGAGAACGTCTTTTGGTAGATCAGGTCATGAGTGAAAGCTTTTTATACTCTCCTCAGCTTGCTTCTCTAGCCATCAAACAAGGGGAAGGCTCTTTAGAAGAAGCGGTATTCTTAATGCGTGCTTATCGTTCTACTTTGCCTAGAAATTATTATTCACTGACAGTGGAAAGTGATGATATGCGTATTGAAAGAAGGATATCTGCCGCTTTTAAAGATATTCCAGGAGGACAAATCTTAGGTTCCTGTTTTGATTATAAGCATCGTCTGCTTGATTTTGATCTTCTTTTAGAAAAAGAAGAAGCGCTGGAAGAAATGCTGGCGCATTTTGAAGAAGCAGAAAAAAAACAGGGAAGCAGCGACTTGTTTCTTCCCAAAGTAAGTGATTATTTACGAAAAGAAGGTCTACTAGAGAAAGTAGAAAATAACGATACTCCTCCAAAAGATGTGACAAAAGAAATTTTGACATTTCCTACTGTGCGAAGTGAACGCTTGCAGATATTAACACGTGGAATGACACAGACACTTATTTCTCTTGGGTATGCTTCTTTAAGAGGGTATGGAAGTGTACATCCAACCGTAGGAGAGCTTCGTGTAGGAAATCTAGGAATCTATGTGGCAGATCCTATGAATCCACAGGATGAGGAAGAAAGTTATTATATTGGGGATATTCGTGTAAGTGAAGTGGAAAGTTTAATACCACATACGATTACAAATCAAAATGGAGAATCGCAGCTGGAATTTCAAGTTGGCTATGGAATTGCATTGGGGCAAAATGAATCCAAGGCAATTGCGATGAGTATTTTGGATCGCTGTTTAGAAAGTGAAGATAAGAAATATGCGATAAATGATGAAGAGTTTGTTTTGTATCATATTGATTCGGTGGAGGCAACTGGCTTTATTTCTCATTTAAAACTTCCACATTATGTAACCTTCCAGTCAAAATTAAACAGTATTCGTAAAACGAAAGAGAGGAAAACGCAATGAAACAGCACTATCATTATGCCTTTTTTGATGAAGGAAGCAAACGAGAAATTCGAAGGGCAACACTAAAGGCAATCTGTATTCCCGGCTATCAAGTTCCTTTTGCGTCTAGAGAACTTCCTATCGCAAGAGGCTGGGGAACGGGAGGCTTACAGCTGACATTATCCTTATGTGGACATGGAGATCATGTAAAAGTGATTGATCAGGGAAGTGATGAAAGTGTGAATGCGGTTAGTATCAAAAACTTAATTAGCGCTACAACCGATGTAAATATCGTAAGGAATACAGAGGAAGCTTCTTTAATTCAATCGCGGCATCGCATTCCTGAAGTTCCTCTTAGAGAGGATCAGATTTTAGTACTGCAGGTACCAGAACCGGAACCTTTACGGGAATATGAACCAAGTGAAAGAAAAACAAAACAGTATCATGCGGAAAAAGAATATACAGGAGCATGGCTGCTGCTGTTTGAACAAATCATGAAATATGGATCGATGACAACAGGGGCAGATCATCCTGTAATGGTAAATGATCGCTATGTCATGGCACCTTCTCCAATTCCTAAATTTGATAATCCAAAAATGCATCAAAGCAAATCGCTCATTCTTTTAGGGGCCGGACGTGAAAAGAAAATTTATGCAGTTCCTCCTTATACTTCTATTGTATCTTTGGATTTTGAAGACTATCCATTTGAAGCAGAGCAGTTTCATGGAAAAACTTGTGCATTATGTGGTGCAGAACATGTATTTCTTGATGAAATCATCCATGAGGAAGATGGCAGTGTCAGCTATCAGTGCAACGATACAAGCTATTGTTTAAAAAGAAGAAATGCACAGAGGGGAGAGTGTAAATAATGGAATTTGAAAAGCCGCTCATGCAGGTAAAAAACTTACGAAAACAGTTTGGAAATGGATGTATACACTGTATTGGAAAGGAAGAAGAACTGCAAGGGAATTATTGTCCGCATTGTGGAACAGTGTATGCTTTGCGCGATATTAGTTTTGATGTATATGATGGTGAAATTCTAGGTGTTGTTGGGGAGAGTGGAAGTGGAAAATCAACCATGATGAAATGTTTGTATTTTGATCAGGATATTACTTCCGGGGCTGCTTATCTTTCCACCTATAAAGAGGGGAAAGTAAATATTTTTGAAGAAACATCACAGCAGAAGCGTTATATTCGAAATTATGTTATGGGGATGGTTTATCAAAATCCATACCTGGGATTGAAAATGGATTTTTCAAGTATTGGAAACATTGCGGAAAAACTATTGGCAGCTGGTGAGCGAAATGTAGGAACCATGGAAGAAAGAGGAGTTCAGCTTTTGGATAAAGTAAAAATTCCATATCGAAGAAGAAAAGATGCACCATCTACTTTTTCTGGAGGGATGCAGCAGCGTGTACAGATTGCCAAGGCATTAAGCAATCGACCGCCTGTTTTATTGTTAGATGAAGTGACGACCGGACTGGATTTATCTGTACAGGCAAATGTATTGGATTTGATCAAGCAGATTCAGCGTGAACTAGGAGTGAGTATGATCGTGGTATCGCATGATCTTGGTGTTATTCGCATGCTGGCAGATCGTACGATCGTTATGCTGGATGGAAAAATTATTGAACAGGGATTAACGGATCAAATTATGGAAGATCCGCAGCATCCATATACACAGCAGCTTGTATATTCATTGTTGTAAAGGAGATGGGTTATGAAACTTATTCGAAGAGGAAAAATTGTACTGGAACATGAAATTTTAGAAGGTTATGCATTAGTCATTGAACATGATCGTATCAAAGACATCATAAAGGAAGATGTGGCGGATGATTTGCATGTAGAGGAAGTCTTTGATGCTTGTGGAGGATATATAACACCGGGGTTTATTGATATTCATTCCGATTATATTGAAAAAATGGCTGCCCCTAGAAAAACAAGTGTGATGGATATGCAGCTGGCGGTGTATGAATTTGAAAAAGAATGCTGCAGTCATGGGATAACGACAATGTTTCATTCCGTAAGTATGCTGGATAATGAACTTGGAACTCCTATGCGCAATCCAGAAAATGTGAAAAAACTGGTCGAAATTATTGAAGAAAGTCATTCACAGCTTCACTTGATTCATAATCGTTTCCACATGCGTTTTGAAATTGATAATTTTACACAGTTTCCTCTTATGATGGAATACTTAAAAAAAGGGTATGTGCATCTTCTTTCTTTTATGGATCATACCCCTGGACAGGGACAGTATCGAGATTTGGAAATATATAAGAAAACCTATCTTGTTGATGATAAGGGA encodes:
- the phnH gene encoding phosphonate C-P lyase system protein PhnH, producing the protein MELNQVHDIQKAYRKVLNTFSYPGKIESLQEEMKHCTYQMECGNAMQIMMYMLLDADTSFYMESTSMKLAQRFSRLTYSVQKEIKDASFVFVTLDSFDKLAGVISNSAMGTLENPQHGATIIVECEKLRKDGNLCLKGPGIQGQTYLGVEGNDAWISSRQEKNAEFPLGVDLLFVDKEGNCVSLPRTTQIERR
- a CDS encoding carbon-phosphorus lyase complex subunit PhnI; the protein is MAYVAVKGGKEAIEESIERLKLERLKGGHVLDVEDIQSGERLLVDQVMSESFLYSPQLASLAIKQGEGSLEEAVFLMRAYRSTLPRNYYSLTVESDDMRIERRISAAFKDIPGGQILGSCFDYKHRLLDFDLLLEKEEALEEMLAHFEEAEKKQGSSDLFLPKVSDYLRKEGLLEKVENNDTPPKDVTKEILTFPTVRSERLQILTRGMTQTLISLGYASLRGYGSVHPTVGELRVGNLGIYVADPMNPQDEEESYYIGDIRVSEVESLIPHTITNQNGESQLEFQVGYGIALGQNESKAIAMSILDRCLESEDKKYAINDEEFVLYHIDSVEATGFISHLKLPHYVTFQSKLNSIRKTKERKTQ
- a CDS encoding alpha-D-ribose 1-methylphosphonate 5-phosphate C-P-lyase PhnJ, whose product is MKQHYHYAFFDEGSKREIRRATLKAICIPGYQVPFASRELPIARGWGTGGLQLTLSLCGHGDHVKVIDQGSDESVNAVSIKNLISATTDVNIVRNTEEASLIQSRHRIPEVPLREDQILVLQVPEPEPLREYEPSERKTKQYHAEKEYTGAWLLLFEQIMKYGSMTTGADHPVMVNDRYVMAPSPIPKFDNPKMHQSKSLILLGAGREKKIYAVPPYTSIVSLDFEDYPFEAEQFHGKTCALCGAEHVFLDEIIHEEDGSVSYQCNDTSYCLKRRNAQRGECK
- a CDS encoding ATP-binding cassette domain-containing protein, whose product is MEFEKPLMQVKNLRKQFGNGCIHCIGKEEELQGNYCPHCGTVYALRDISFDVYDGEILGVVGESGSGKSTMMKCLYFDQDITSGAAYLSTYKEGKVNIFEETSQQKRYIRNYVMGMVYQNPYLGLKMDFSSIGNIAEKLLAAGERNVGTMEERGVQLLDKVKIPYRRRKDAPSTFSGGMQQRVQIAKALSNRPPVLLLDEVTTGLDLSVQANVLDLIKQIQRELGVSMIVVSHDLGVIRMLADRTIVMLDGKIIEQGLTDQIMEDPQHPYTQQLVYSLL